AGAACAGCCTTTAGTGCAAAGTTTGTGAGCTATGTGCTTAGCATGAAAGTGTTTTCCTAAGTCATGTATAGATTAGAGTGGGTGCAGTTATTTCTTCTCCTATGACCAGTATAGTACATACACTAGGATGTTTATGCAACAAGTACTATTTTATGTGTCAGTAACTATGTGATAGGTAATGTAATctcacagagaaggaagaattaAAGGAAATGATATGGTATAATGGGTAGGAACAGTTTTTTTGATGATGctagaaatcaaacccagggccttgaacttggtaagcaagtgttctaccacttgagccataaccccagcACAAGCTTCTTATCCCCTAATCATCAGGTTTCTTCTCTATAATACTGGTGATGCTCATAGTTCTAATAATAACCATTTCTAACATTTGTATGTGGCTTGCAGTATGACATGTAGTATTTAAAACACTTCAAATTTAACTCTTTTAATCTTTATGTCAAGATAAAGATTAAAAGATAAAGATTAAAGTATGTGTCTATGAGACAGACacatattattcccattttagagatgatgaAACTAAGGTACAGTGAGATTAAGAAACTTGACCAAAGATAAATGACTAACAATTGATGGAGCCGAGTCACCTAGTTATTCTGGCTCCATAGTATAGGCTCTTAACCAAATTATAGGTCTTTTATAAGAATTATTTAATTTGTGCATGCAAGACACTTAATATGCTATGCATTTTTAAagtgattaagaaaatttggctAATATACTACATTAAAAATGTCACAAATCATCAACTTAGTAACTTTTGTTGGCACTATTGTGAAATACTAattgttaaaaagaaagagaagagaattaaAGCTGTTTTCCCAATAAGACTGCTAACATTGATAAGATTTGATAACAAATTAATAGTAGATTTTGATTTCATGTTAATACTTCTGAAGCACTAGTCTGGGTGTAAATTTTATGGGTATAAATGAATGAAGGTTCTATTGATTAAAGATAGAATAATCAGTATTCTAAGAAGGTTTAAGTTCTCTATTCTACTTATTTGCAAGTCCAATTCTAATAACAAAATTGTAAGCATACAAACATTAGGTAAATGCAAATATACCACATTCAACATTTATCATCAAACAAAAcccattttcttactttttttctttcagaaaatactggagttttttaaagtagaatatatgaatgcttttttcattttgtgttttttgctCTATTACTGTTAAATATATTCACTTTGAAGTAAATAACCATGCCTTATAAATCTTACATTCTAcaactttattttgtttaagGTTTGAAGGTCAAAATAAACATTCGAAAAACTTTTCACAGAATGTTTTGAAACAAGACATTTTAGGTCTAAGTCACTGAGAAACTCTAAATGCCTAAATGCatgaaaaaacatttattgagcaagtGTTCTATGCTTGGTTCTGTGTGATTCCTCTTATCATTGACTATTGTGAAATCTATTAATCACTGTGGGCGTTTCAAGgctaaaaatagagaaagaaaaattgacagaaatgtgtttggaaagaaaatttcaaataaagaagtTCAAAGCACAGCACAGTATTTAGCCAAGAATTATGGAGCAAACCATAAATTATGCTACAACAACGCTTgcttattttcatcttctttctgtcATATTAGAATAAAATGTGACTTCCATGCAGAATAGAAAATGTATCCAAATTTTCAGACAGTGAAAACAGGTATCCTGGACAAATAAGAACACTAAAAAGCCAAGGCTTCAAAATCCTACCCTTCCTTGAGGTAAGATATGGCAGAAAATAAACAGATTAAGCAGCTGACTAATGACCTCCTAATGCGTTCCGAATCATTTTCTTGACTGCAGGAGCTTCTGGGTCCAGGCAGATTTCCTTCCCATTCTTCAGTGTGGCTCTGTAGGGGAGAACAGAATTATTTGTGCATATCCTAACTTGAATATAAGAATGGATCCTTGAGGCTGGAGGAAGCAGTGTAGGTGGAAAAGAAGTGGAGGGCTTCCCCAGTGAGACAATAGTACAGAAGCTGAGACTTACATCACTTGGACTTTTTCACAGTGAGCTCCTGGCTTGATCATTTTCAAAGTCTGGACAATAGTGGGATGAATTCCAGAGACTGTGTTCACACATGCACAACGCAGTTCAAAATATGGTTCTCCAATTTCAGCTATGGTAGAACATATGACTATTAGTGATCATGATTATTTTTCTcggtttccttatttgtaaattgAAGATAATTATACCTCTCTCATAACATCATTGTGGATATGATTTTGATAACATACTCACCATTTTACCCAGAATACCTGAAGTGCCCACTAAGTATATCTTAGAGTTATTAGTGTAATAGCATTCTCCAACCCCAGGAGCACCAGGATTGTCTTCCCCCAAATTTCCTGGACACACCTGCAAGAAACTGCAGGGCTTCTACCTTCACCTTTCCCTAAATTTGTCTTACGTTGTCCAGTGGCAGAAGGAATCAATGCAGTCAGGAGCAGTGACAGCAGCAGCAACACCCATGCGATGTGAAGGGGGGTGGCACTGGTGCAGGAGGAGGTGGCATTGAGTCTGAGACTCATGATGGAGAAGACTCAGCTAGAGTAATTTCAAGAACCTGGAGATCTCAGTGTGAGGGCAATTGCTGCCTAGAAGCCTACAGCCAAGTAGCTTTATATATGATCTCCAAACGTCTTTGATATCATTGCTTCGAGGTCAGTaaggaggaagaggtaggaaaAGGGGAAGTGAGGGTATGTAATGATATTCCAGTAAAAGCATGGCCAAGTTATGCCCAACCTAGATAAACTGGACAGGTCAAAATTCCTGCCAAATTAGTTGTAATTTATGCATCATTTCACATTCCTACTTGCCCCCTCATACTTATATCCCTTACACAAATATAAGCACTCTACTTAGGGAGGTGAGAACTAGATTGAAATACTACATGTATTTTCTTTGTATGACCAGGTAGTGATAAGCCATGACTTTCCTATAAGGCAGTTTAGAAGCTTAATTGATAGTTTATGAGTGCCTGAACACATTAGCATGTGGGTCTTGAAAAAGAGAGTAATCTTCTCTTTCCAGATGGCAAAGAAAGCCACTGTTCTTTCTTTGGTTGTTGATAAATGTCAGGATTCATTGGGAGTATGTGGGTAAAATATGAGTCAATTACCAGCAAAAACCTACTTTGGttacttctttctgtcttctaaatGAATTGTCTTTTGTAATTTCATTCAGAAAGTAGAAGCAACCTCAGCCTCCTCCGTGTTATAAAATGAGCCACTTGTTTCTGCTAtctaaatatactttaaaaagcaagatgcttttccttttatttttaatttaacaatgATAGCTGATGTAATCTGTTGTAAAAGATTCATGAATAAAGATATCCGTGGAATAAGGTGCATGGTTTCCTCTTCGCAGTTACTCTTCATTACTGTTCTTCAGTAGTACCCCATTGGTATTAatttatattagttttctattctgtttgcaCTTATATATACATGTGCCTACATAAGCAGAGGCACACAAATAACGAATGCATAGACTCACACATTTCTGTGTATACAGAAATAGATGTATACGTTTTACATAAGTGGAATAATTTTATAGCTTATCTTGCTTGAGTAAAAGATTAATGTTTTGACATTGTTCTTAGGATATTTTTCTGTCCATCACAAACAGCCATCCAAAATATATTGTTGACAATATTTATTGACTTCATTACACACTTTTTATTTAACACTATTCAAGCGTCTTTCCTGGTTCATTTAGCAGGGTTTGGTGAAAGTTCCTAGTCTTTCTGGGGAAACTATGTGGACCATTGTCTTAGATAATTAGACTATTTCACTTGGTTCATACAAGGAAACAGGTAGGCATAtaattagtcttttttttcctatttcttttcctttctttctttttttttttttttaggcaagtTCTcattatatagtccaggctggcttctaatctgcaatcttcctgcctctgcttcccaagtactgaaactgcaggtatataccaccataaTCCCAGTATTAATCAACAAATGTGTCTTGTCACAAAAAAGACATTGTCAGCAAGGTTCATGAGGAAGTACTAAAAAATTTCTTGTTAAAATTTCACAAGCCTATTAGTCAGCATTGAGAAAAAACAATTTTTGCTAGTTTctatttattcaagaaatattaattatgaatcTATTATGTGTCAGGCATTATAAAATTCTCTAGTGACATATTCATgtaactatttcttttttaaaagcaagaactgaaaaataatgcCCAAAGTAATGGGATGTAAATACTCTACACCATTACTACTGTGAGTATGACTATGAATGGCTCTTTCTATCATTTCTATAATTTCCTCCTATTTCCATGACAAAAAACACAGTATAGGTGGTGATAAACTGACTTATAAAAATGggccaaatatttaaaaatacttacaaaatatacacaattaagatttaaataaatgctagacatagaaacaaataccAGTGGTTATGGGGTTTTAAAATAACTTGTTGGCCTTTTAATGAATCTTTTATCATCACCCTGGTTATTTTGTGGTAagttattttatctctttttcctttaaattgccTTCTTAATGGCAGAGTCATTCAGGAAGCAAACATGCTTTCTATGCTCCAAAATAGAACTTATCTgttagctatttaaaaaaaaatatttagagacTCTGAAGGACCATTATCCATTAAAATTAAGACATATGTTAACTCTGCCCAACACAGAACATTTTGAAGTGGTATCTCTCAACTCCTTTCAAGTATAAAGGAAATAAGCTATCACCTGCAAGTCAGTCATTAAAGAATTTGGTACAAAAGATCTTAGAGCTATTAAAATGTTGGCTTAGTTTGTTCAAATACCTTAGTGAATAAATTGAAAAACTAGACAACAAAAGAGTTTCTGTAAGTGCTGAAACCAAACGTGTCTTCTGTATAACTCTGAGTTGGCAAGAATTGTCCAGACTTCAATAACTCTGACACTCATACTGAGTAAGTTTCTTCAGCACAGACCTGAGTTGAAGTGTGGAATGGGGGCAGGGCGGAAGAATGAAGAATGGGGAAGATGAAGGACTAGAACTGAATAGAAATATCTTCTCAAGTACTATAACATAGATAGGACTATTGCAAAATTTTTCAGgtctgaacatttttattttgaaaaatatcattTGTTGAACATCAAGTGTATGGATGTTACCCAGTTTCACTACAAAAGTCATTCATTTGAGGAAATTCTAATGCAATGTTGTTTCAGAACCTGCAAATTGTTACCGGGTACCACTCATTTTCTTTGGCTGTGTAATAAGTCAACCCCAAACTTAAGGgtttaaaacaatttattatttCTGATAATTCTGTATAAAGTAATTCTGAGAGCTTCTTCTGCTGTCCTCCTCTTCTCTGTGCTCACTTTAGTGGGTCTGCTCAGTAACTGAAATGACTGAGCATCAAAATGGTCTCCTTCCTATGGGAGGTGATGGgtgctgctgctggctgctgAGACTTCTGCTAAGCCACCTCCAtgatccttttcctcctccttgaaGTGGCATCACTTTACCTCTCAACAATAAACAcagaggggggaaggaggagagagaataaggggagggaaagaagaaaaaaagaaatgggaagaaaagaaaagacacaagtcCCTCCTGTCTCCCACGTCCTCTTgtccctctctttcctctcctccaactCTATGCCTCTCCCCCTTTGAGAAAATCATTgtctcctgggaaaactgagtataTTTACTACACAAAGACCTTAACTAAGGCTGAAAgctcatcatcatcataatctcCAAACCATAATGATCCTGGATGAGCCTGGTGTATAATGAAATATCAATAAATGTCAATAACTTGATATTTGATTGATGAATGTTTACAGGAAGGAGTCATACATTTCAATAATGTTAGCATGTAATTGGCAAAAAATACATAGGGAATATATAGTTTCTACAAACCTCCTAAAAAGGACTCATACAAATAAATTCTTAGGAGCACTAAAACTCATTCATACATAGGCAGAAAGAATATGaacaaatttgaaagaaatgGTGTTTGAACTATCCAGGTCTCAAATTTCTCACTGTGAAGGGGAATTGAATtaggaacttggggaaggaactCATACTTAATGAAGTAACTGCTTGGTTCCAGGAGAGCCCTTACTGCCTGTGATTTAGTATTGTTGTATTAgtgtacagatgagaaaactaaggaatGGAGATATTAAACAAATTATCAAGATCACATAGCTAGAAATACTTAGAAGTAGATTTGAAAGACAACTGCCGAGAGTTTGTGGACCGTAAAGaactactccttttttttttttaatgaatcaaCTTTCTCTTTATCCAACCCTAAAAGTGGATTAGAAAGAATATACATGGCAGGAGAAACATATCCATTAAGAAGGTAGTTTATAGGACAAGGTTGGGGGTAGGTTGCATGCAATTTCTTATATTTAAGCAATAAGACtccagaatatatagaaacaatttttttaaccTAAACTGTAGGTCTTTCTatgatatctctctctctctctctctttctctctctctctctctctctctctctctctctctctctctttttctccatctgAAATATGAACAATCTTTCTCAGGAATATAACATTAATTCTGTTGACTAAGTGTGAACCAGGACTATCAGCCAAAATCAAAGTCATGCTATTCTCTGCCCTCTGCTACTCTTCCTTGATTTAGTCATGGAAGCAACTAGAAATTGCCAGGTGCCCCTTTGTGTggtaaatttttcatttcatgatATCCAGGAAGGGCTTTTGAAGTTATGTATGTGAGAGTTATGAGTTACCCGCAATGATTCTTTTACTTATGCAagaattaaaaactataaaagaaaacaaagccactAGTCATATTTTACCATAGAACTTGTCATACTTTGAGGAATGTAAGGATTATGTGAATGTGTCACACCCAGAGGCGAGCAGGAAAGTCTGCTAGAATGAAGGAAGAACACTACACATGTAAATTGTCTGAATTAAGGAAGTTACAAACAGTGGATTTTAGCTCACCACTTGTTTAGTACCAAGTGAtttcacatataagagagaatTTCATGTAGATAAGAGAGTGAAAATAGTATTTAGGGGTTAGTATGAGATAGCCATAAAATATACCTCTAGAAGATATTCATTAGATGAGTTTTCCCCAGATATGTTCATCCTTGAATCTGCAAATGGCAAGATCAGCTAGTAATTGTAGCCACAATTGTGAAGAGTAGTGGCCATGGGTTACATCTGAGTAAtacattataatttattattttatttatagaatgACCATTTGTagttggcagcatggctcaagcaacagagtgctcgccttgcaagcaggaagccctgagttcaaacctcagtgctgccaacaataaaaaataaaaacccaaaacagaatgACCATTTGTAGAATGGGCATGATAACTATAATTGTAAGAATATTACAAATGAGGTCTGATTCTATAGTCTATAGGCAACTAAATTTATGAGTCTTGCTTCTTGAAAAGAATCACAAAAAATCTTGAATGACAATACAACAGAAGCAACTGGTAATGTTAATTTGTTCTCAAAACATATATTTCATTATCTAAAGGTCATTTAAAGTGCTTTTATCAGTTatttattcaataagtatttagGGCTGATATAATAAATAGTTATGGTAATTTGGTTTGCTCTTTTAATGTTTCCTATTATTCATAGGGTTAAAAAAGGTACTATTTGAGAGAGCAAAGAGAGACCACATAAttttaatgttctttaaaaatttaagggtATTTATTGCTTTTATATGTTGTTGAAAAACTTGCCAGAAAACCTATATCCTTTAAATGACTCTAGGTTTTCCCATGTTTTTGTAtctgtttgtttctgtcttcttctctttttctgttgtaTGGATATATCAAcatataaaagcagaaaatatacTAATCTATTTGATATTTC
This window of the Castor canadensis chromosome 9, mCasCan1.hap1v2, whole genome shotgun sequence genome carries:
- the Ppbp gene encoding platelet basic protein, whose protein sequence is MSLRLNATSSCTSATPLHIAWVLLLLSLLLTALIPSATGQPEIGEPYFELRCACVNTVSGIHPTIVQTLKMIKPGAHCEKVQVIATLKNGKEICLDPEAPAVKKMIRNALGGH